GACCGTAACGGCCTTGTAAACACGGTATCCCGATGCCCGACGCTCAGGCTCAGGCAGTAGTCCCTTGCGCTCGTAAAAGCGGATGGTATCAATATTCACCTGCGCTCGCTTAGCCAATTTTCCTATTGAAAAAGTAGTATTCATGATTATCCTCCTGCCAAATGTACAGTCTGGACTGTGGTACAGAGTCAAGCGTTATTTTAAAATTTTATTGATGAAAGTAGCACAACCCAACGGGAAAATGATCATAATGGAATCGTCGAAGCTGTGTGACTGGTAAGCGCTTGATGGGGAGGAAGAGCAGGCACCGGATGCTCGCTCCAGCACACTATCAATGGCAAGGTGGCCGGCGAATTCGGCTGGCTGAAAATTAGGTGCTGATAGCGGGTGCCTTCATGCCCGGAGCGGTGTCCGTGGGGTGATAAGTTTCCGGCAGGCAATCATCAGATAGTCTGGAATGGCCGCGATCAAAGTGGCCGGGATGATCCTGCCGGCAGCTACCTCGCACGCTTAGTGACCCAGGCGTACACCCAATCCATCAAGATGCCCCTGTCCCGCCGCAACTTGTCCCGATCCATCGGGAGACGGTGGCTAACAGCAGGGTGAGGTCGCTTTCGCCCGCAGTCGGGATACGCCCACAGCTGGCCGCTCTTCTCAGCCATGGAGCGGCCCCGGCCAGCCCCCCGGGAAAAGTGGTCTTGGAAGAGGAAGTAGCTCCTTTGGACGGAATGCTGCCGGCCGCCCCAAGTCGCTGGGGGGCAATCATAAACCCGGGTCGCTGTCGGTTGTCAGGGACAGTGATCATCCCGCAGGAGGCGCGTTCAGGGAGTGGATTATGCCAGGATGGAACGGATCTTGGCATCGAACTTACGCGCCATGCGCCGGTAGCCGCTATTGCTCAGGTGCAGCTCGTTTTCCCATTCCGATTCTTTGATCTCACCACGCAGGTCAATATAGTGGATTCGATTGTCACCGGCGGCCAGCGCTGCCAGCATCTCGTTGAACCCGTCCATCACCTCCCGGACGA
This genomic stretch from Candidatus Neomarinimicrobiota bacterium harbors:
- a CDS encoding MerR family DNA-binding transcriptional regulator — protein: MNTTFSIGKLAKRAQVNIDTIRFYERKGLLPEPERRASGYRVYKAVTV